Part of the Flavobacterium sp. MDT1-60 genome, ATATAGTATTTTATTAAAAAAAAAGAAATTACAATTAAAGATGTGATAAGCATGTCTTGAAAAAAAATAAAAAAAAAATCAACCTTTTAAAATAGATACATTATTATTTTATCTGTTTTAAGTAGTTTAATATTAAAAACTCAATGGAAAAGCAAATACCCATATTTAATACGCTAAAAGAGCTTAGTGATTGGTTCGGACTGCCTTCAACTGAATTAGTAGACAATGATTTTATGCTTACAGAAATTGACCAATGGAATAAAAATAAATTACTCAATGCGCCAGATAATTATAAAGCTAATTTCTTTACGATATTTATAATTAATGAAGGTAGTGCAACACACCTTTATAATGATGAAGTAATAATATTAGAATCATCCAGTATATTTATAACTGGTCCCGGACACTATCGAAATTATAAGTTCGATCATTTAACTGAAGCTTATTTTATCTGCTTTACCGAAAAATTTCTTGCCAGCTATTGCTTTTATGATATATATAAAGAATTTCCTTTTTTACTTTCTGAATCGTTTATTTATACAAAAGCAGACCCGGAAAACTACCTGATAATAAAGAACAACACAAACCAGATAAAACAGGAAATTCAACGCAGTTTAGACCAAAAAATGATACTAATTGGTAATATGTTGGAATTTCTTCTTATTAAGATTAAAGAACTTTTTCAAAATCAATTACACCGTATTATTGATAATAATAATTCAATAGTCAATATCTTTTATAAAGATTTAGAAAGCTACTTTAATGAAATAGTAGAAGGGAAAAAGCCAAAACAACTAGAAGCCAAAGATTTTGCAGATTTACAATTTTTAAATGAAGATTATTTTTCCAGTATAATTAAAACTAAAACGGGAAGAACCCCAACTGAATGGATTAATAGTAGACTTCTAAGTGAACTTAAACTGCTATTAACTGAAACATCTATGCCAATAGCAGAGATTGCTGACTTATTTCAATTTACCAACAGTCGTAATTTTAACTTTTACTTTAAAAGGCAAACTACACTCACTCCCTCTTATTACAGGAAAAGTCTACATAGAAGTTAATATCTTTAAATATTATAACTAAATGTCAATAATAGATTATAATTGACAATTTCATATCCAATATCTTTGAAAAATAAAAGTTCCTAATTCACCATTTAAAAATTATCTAACTTTATTTTTCAAAATCATGATACCAAAACTTACCACAATTAGCAAATATAAAGACCAGATTGATTTTTTAAACCTACCTTTTCATGATTATCTAGACAACGATGAGTTTTCAATAGTAAAAGTTCATGAATGGGATCTGAAATTTCCTTTTCATTCGCCTACTTTTAGATCTGATTATTATAGTTTCACTATTGTCACTAAGGCAAATGGAAGTTTTACTGTGGGCGATAATAAATTTGATTTAAGTCCTAACCATGTGGTAGTAACCTGTCCTGATTCTTTTTTTAAAATTGATTGGACAGACATGGAAAAAGTTTATAATATAACATTCCTAAAATCTTTCATTTTAAAATACTTCCCTGGCGGGATTAATAACATTTTAGACTTTGATTCTAAGAATGGTTATTGCTGCTGCATTCCTGAAGATACAATGAATTATTTTGAGCAAACTTGTCTTGAAATATATGAAATTGCAACCTCGGATGCTTGTTATAAAGAAGAGATTATGGCAAACATGGCACTTAACCTCTTGTTTTTAGTGCAATTAGAACAGGGAAATGAATTGAATTTCAAAAAAAACAGCGAAAAAAACAATAAAATTATCATCGCTTTTCGTGAAAATATGGAAAACAATTTTAACGAATTGATTAATGGCAATTGTTCCGTACTTATGCGTATTAAAGAACACGCGCAAGTACTAAATTTAGATGAAAATTATTTATGCAAGATCATAACGAGCTGTACCAAAAAAACTGTAAATGAATGGATAAACGAAAAACTTATAGATGAAATTAAGTATCTTCTAAAACATTCAGAAAAATCGATGAAAGACATCGCCTTCCTTTTTGGTTTTAGTGATCTGAATTATTTTTATAGCTTTTTCAAAACACATACCCTTTCTGCTCCAGGAGTTTACAGAAAACAATATCAGAACTTACAACATGGTTAATGTTTATATTAAAATAAAGAATATAATCTCAACAAAAATTTGAATACTACTAAAGATGGTTAAATATCATCTTAAAAGTTAATAAATTAAGTCAACTTTAAACTATAAAACTGAGTACTATTTTTATAAAATAGTTCACATTGAGTATAAATATTTCTCTTAAAAATGGCTAAAATAGAAAAAAAAGAAACGCACTATTTGTACGATAATGTAAAAGTCCTAGGCAGTAATTTCTCTGATGGACTCGTGGGTGACGATGATTTTTCATTAATAATTTCAAAAATAGTCCACCCAAAAGAGAAACTTCCATGGACTTCTACATTACACCGTTCTACTTTTTTTGTAATTGGAATTGTTATAGATTCATATGGTTCCATGAGATACGAAGATGTTACAGTAGACATCACACCCAATATGCTTTTTATGAGTAAACCTGGAGATCTCCAAGAATTAAGATGGGAAGAAATAACGGAAACCTACGGTTTATTGTTTTCTGAAGATTTTATTATAAAACATGCCGGAATTTCAATTTATAAAACATTCCCTTTTCTGTTATTTGAAAGACATTTGCCATTACATACTTCTGCAGAATTTCAACAAGAACTAAAAACAATTATTTTACTAATTTACCAGGAACTAAAAAAAGATTCGCCACTTAAAAAGAAATTATGTGCAAATCTGCTCACCAGAATTTTACTTAAGATAAAACAAGAATTCTGGGAAGGTTATAGTATAAATACTGTACAATCCCGAAATCCAGATATTTTGAACGATTTTATACAAAATCTTGAGTATCACTATGAACAGCTTCAAAAAGGTAAAGTTAAGCATGTGCTGCATATAAAAGATTATGCCGAGATGCAGCAACTTCATGAAAACTATCTGTCCACCATCTTAAAAGAAAGGACAGGAAAAACAGCTGGCCAGTTAATCGCCGAAAAAACGCTTTCTACTGCAAAGATTTTAATTAAGGACTCTCAATACACTATGAAAGAGATTGCATATATGTTAGGATTTAGCTATACATCCTATTTTAGTATTTTTTTCAAAAAACATACAGGTCTTACTCCCTTAGATTACCGTAAAAAAAGCTTAGAGGAATAGATCCTTATTCTCAATAGATAACTTAGCATTTATATCATAGCAAATCGTAAAACTTTAGTTAATTTTAATGAAAAATAAATCAATTGAGATAATGTTCACACAAGTTAATACAGCTATTTCCAGATATGTGAACTTTACGAGAGAGGAGCTCGATATATTTAATTCTTTATTGTATTTCAAACAAATCAAAAAAAAAACCATTATGCTTCAAAAAGG contains:
- a CDS encoding AraC family transcriptional regulator codes for the protein MEKQIPIFNTLKELSDWFGLPSTELVDNDFMLTEIDQWNKNKLLNAPDNYKANFFTIFIINEGSATHLYNDEVIILESSSIFITGPGHYRNYKFDHLTEAYFICFTEKFLASYCFYDIYKEFPFLLSESFIYTKADPENYLIIKNNTNQIKQEIQRSLDQKMILIGNMLEFLLIKIKELFQNQLHRIIDNNNSIVNIFYKDLESYFNEIVEGKKPKQLEAKDFADLQFLNEDYFSSIIKTKTGRTPTEWINSRLLSELKLLLTETSMPIAEIADLFQFTNSRNFNFYFKRQTTLTPSYYRKSLHRS
- a CDS encoding AraC family transcriptional regulator, which produces MIPKLTTISKYKDQIDFLNLPFHDYLDNDEFSIVKVHEWDLKFPFHSPTFRSDYYSFTIVTKANGSFTVGDNKFDLSPNHVVVTCPDSFFKIDWTDMEKVYNITFLKSFILKYFPGGINNILDFDSKNGYCCCIPEDTMNYFEQTCLEIYEIATSDACYKEEIMANMALNLLFLVQLEQGNELNFKKNSEKNNKIIIAFRENMENNFNELINGNCSVLMRIKEHAQVLNLDENYLCKIITSCTKKTVNEWINEKLIDEIKYLLKHSEKSMKDIAFLFGFSDLNYFYSFFKTHTLSAPGVYRKQYQNLQHG
- a CDS encoding AraC family transcriptional regulator, coding for MAKIEKKETHYLYDNVKVLGSNFSDGLVGDDDFSLIISKIVHPKEKLPWTSTLHRSTFFVIGIVIDSYGSMRYEDVTVDITPNMLFMSKPGDLQELRWEEITETYGLLFSEDFIIKHAGISIYKTFPFLLFERHLPLHTSAEFQQELKTIILLIYQELKKDSPLKKKLCANLLTRILLKIKQEFWEGYSINTVQSRNPDILNDFIQNLEYHYEQLQKGKVKHVLHIKDYAEMQQLHENYLSTILKERTGKTAGQLIAEKTLSTAKILIKDSQYTMKEIAYMLGFSYTSYFSIFFKKHTGLTPLDYRKKSLEE